A stretch of Coturnix japonica isolate 7356 chromosome 11, Coturnix japonica 2.1, whole genome shotgun sequence DNA encodes these proteins:
- the KLHL36 gene encoding kelch-like protein 36 — protein MEGTRQSRICRPHKISESSKVYRWDDHSSLVLQSLNEQRHRGLFCDIVLVVDEQRVPAHRNLLAVCSDYFNSMFTIGMREAHQKEVELFGASYIGLKAVVDFLYGSELSLDGGNIDYVLETAHLLQIWKVVDFCCEYLENEVSEENYLYLQELASIYNLKRLDSYIDSFILQNFGTLSFTPDFLQNISLQKLCQYLDSSNVQQECEHDLLQAALQWLTQYPERENEAYQVLDNIHFPLIPKSDLLHRVKPAVCSLLPKEANCEGFIEEAVNYHNNVTAQPVLQNKRTALRTCEERLLFVGGEVSERCLELSDDTCFLDVRKGQWVAETPLPARRSHHCVAVLGGFIFIAGGSFSRDNGGDAASNLLYRYDPRCNQWIKVASMRQRRVDFYLGAITDMLVAVGGRNENGALSSVETYSPQKDSWSYIAGLPRFTYGHAGTVYKEFVYISGGHDYQIGPYRKNLLCYDYRTDVWEEKRPMITARGWHSMCTLQDNIYSIGGSDDNIETMARFDILSVESYSPQCNQWTRVAPLLQANSESGVAVWEGKIYILGGYSWEETVFSKTVQVYDKEKNKWYKGTDLPKAIAGVSACVCALKPKTEDKKKKTKTKKHQDRGR, from the exons ATGGAGGGCACCAGGCAGAGCAGGATCTGCCGCCCGCACAAGATCAGCGAATCCTCCAAG GTGTACAGATGGGATGACCACTCCAGTCTGGTTCTTCAGAGTCTGAATGAACAGAGGCACCGAGGCCTCTTCTGTGATATTGTCCTTGTCGTGGATGAGCAGAGAGTCCCTGCCCATCGCAACCTCCTGGCTGTTTGCAGCGACTACTTCAACTCTATGTTCACCATTGGTATGCGAGAAGCTCATCAAAAAGAAGTTGAACTTTTTGGAGCCTCTTACATTGGTCTCAAGGCTGTGGTGGACTTCCTTTATGGAAGTGAGCTGTCCTTGGACGGAGGCAATATTGATTACGTGCTCGAAACTGCTCATCTGCTGCAGATCTGGAAGGTTGTGGACTTCTGTTGTGAGTATCTTGAGAATGAAGTCAGCGAGGAGAACTATTTGTACTTACAAGAGCTGGCCTCTATCTACAACCTGAAGCGCCTTGACTCCTACATTGACTCTTTCATCCTGCAGAACTTTGGCACGCTGTCTTTCACTCCAGACTTCCTGCAGAACATTTCCTTGCAGAAGTTGTGCCAGTACCTGGACAGCAGCAACGTGCAGCAGGAGTGTGAGCATGatctgctgcaggctgccttgCAGTGGCTTACCCAGTACCCAGAAAGGGAGAACGAGGCTTACCAGGTTCTGGATAACATTCACTTTCCCTTGATACCTAAAAGCGATCTCCTCCATCGAGTCAAGCCTGCTGTGTGTTCTCTTCTTCCCAAAGAAGCAAACTGTGAGGGCTTCATAGAAGAAGCAGTGAACTACCATAACAACGTCACTGCTCAGCCAGTGCTGCAAAACAAGCGGACAGCTCTGCGGACCTGTGAGGAAAGGCTCCTCTTTGTTGGGGGGGAGGTTTCTGAACGGTGCCTAGAACTGAGTGATGATACTTGTTTCTTGGATGTCAGAAAGGGGCAGTGGGTTGCAGAGACCCCTCTCCCGGCCAGACGAAGTCACCACTGTGTTGCAGTCTTGGGAGGCTTCATCTTCATAGCAGGAGGCAGCTTTTCAAGAGACAACGGAGGGGATGCAGCTTCAAATCTCCTTTATAGGTATGATCCCCGCTGTAACCAGTGGATAAAG GTTGCCTCCATGAGACAACGTCGTGTGGATTTCTACCTGGGAGCTATAACCGACATGCTGGTAGCTGTTGGTGGCAGGAATGAAAATGGGGCTCTTTCTTCAGTGGAGACTTATAGTCCTCAGAAGGATTCGTGGTCCTATATTGCAGGTTTGCCAAG GTTTACTTATGGCCATGCTGGAACGGTCTACAAGGAATTTGTGTACATTTCAGGTGGCCATGATTACCAAATTGGCCCGTACAGAAAAAACCTGCTGTGTTACGATTACCGCACTGATGTCTGGGAGGAGAAGAGACCGATGATCACTGCCCGGGGGTGGCACAGCATGTGTACCTTACAGGACAATATCTATTCTATCGGTGGCAGTGATGACAACATAGAAACCATGGCTCGTTTTGATATTCTGAGCGTGGAGTCGTACAGCCCTCAATGTAACCAGTGGACCAGAGTTGCTCCTCTGCTGCAAGCTAACAGTGAGTCAGGGGTGGCTGTCTGGGAAGGCAAAATTTATATACTTGGAGGCTACAGCTGGGAAGAAACAGTCTTCTCCAAAACAGTCCAAGTTTAtgataaggagaaaaataagtggTACAAAGGAACTGATCTACCCAAAGCAATTGCTGGCGTGTCTGCATGCGTCTGTGCATTGAAACCCAAAAcagaggacaaaaagaaaaagacaaaaacaaaaaagcaccaaGATCGAGGAAGATGA